A part of Maridesulfovibrio hydrothermalis AM13 = DSM 14728 genomic DNA contains:
- a CDS encoding cupin domain-containing protein, whose translation MADLNLKNLKDITIKNIDHNKVVNLNDMVTYQDGQVVSRTLSQVKNITLTLFAFDAGEGISTHSAPGDAMVQVLDGVAEVNIDGEVFNVAAGESIVMPANIAHGLEARERFKMLLTLVKQ comes from the coding sequence ATGGCTGATTTAAATCTTAAGAATTTGAAGGATATAACCATCAAGAATATTGACCATAACAAGGTCGTAAATCTGAACGATATGGTTACTTATCAGGATGGACAGGTGGTGAGCAGGACTTTGTCACAGGTAAAGAATATTACTCTGACCCTGTTTGCTTTTGATGCCGGTGAAGGTATCAGCACCCACAGTGCGCCAGGCGATGCCATGGTGCAGGTGCTGGACGGTGTTGCAGAAGTTAATATTGATGGCGAAGTCTTCAATGTCGCTGCTGGTGAATCCATTGTTATGCCTGCCAATATTGCGCACGGCCTTGAAGCTAGAGAACGTTTCAAGATGCTGCTCACCTTGGTTAAGCAGTAG
- a CDS encoding TIGR04372 family glycosyltransferase translates to MNLENNPYYRKFRVFAWIPIIWLIRLLRPFFCVRFGGLFSERIGHFAIETELYLCQKALGKIPPRTIDLFFHRKAVPDASISNMTLLQMFKKRMFIHNIYELLWKANHCAGGDGSAHFVDVPKAGSVEQGLLLDSTECQVEFSDQQVREGEDFLQGVGIGNSPFVCVHSRDSAYLNSAFPGINWDYHNYRDCDINSFVPAMEALTDKGYFVLRMGAVVGDSFQSANPRIIDYSTLYRSDFLDIFLSSRCSFFLGTDSGLFNVAMLFRKKTIVTNYSQVNNVIYMPSFVTVLPKKIWSYERGCCLKYSEVLQRKIGNFVRTDEFEELKLTTICNSPEDIVDVALEVAESCERSEGESNFDPSIQNQFWSLYEDYDAQYKLYPRISSNFVIKNHELFE, encoded by the coding sequence ATGAATCTTGAAAATAATCCATATTATAGGAAATTTCGTGTTTTTGCATGGATTCCGATTATATGGTTAATCCGGCTTTTAAGGCCGTTTTTTTGTGTGCGTTTTGGAGGTCTTTTTAGTGAGAGAATAGGACATTTTGCAATTGAGACAGAGTTGTACTTATGTCAAAAGGCACTCGGTAAAATTCCACCAAGGACGATTGATCTGTTTTTTCATAGAAAAGCAGTGCCGGATGCTTCAATAAGTAATATGACTTTGTTGCAGATGTTCAAAAAAAGGATGTTCATTCATAATATATATGAGTTGTTGTGGAAGGCTAATCATTGCGCTGGAGGTGATGGCAGTGCTCATTTTGTTGACGTTCCAAAAGCTGGGAGTGTCGAACAGGGGCTTCTTTTAGACTCCACAGAATGTCAAGTTGAATTTTCTGATCAGCAGGTCCGGGAAGGCGAGGATTTTCTTCAGGGTGTTGGAATTGGAAACAGTCCTTTCGTTTGTGTACATTCAAGAGATTCTGCATATTTAAATAGTGCTTTCCCTGGGATAAATTGGGATTATCATAATTATAGAGATTGTGATATCAACTCTTTTGTTCCTGCGATGGAGGCTTTGACAGATAAAGGCTATTTTGTTTTGAGAATGGGAGCAGTTGTAGGGGATTCTTTTCAATCTGCTAATCCTCGTATAATAGATTACTCTACACTTTATCGATCGGATTTTTTGGATATTTTTTTAAGCTCTCGTTGCAGTTTTTTTCTGGGAACGGATTCTGGGCTGTTTAATGTGGCGATGCTCTTTCGCAAAAAAACAATTGTGACTAACTATAGTCAGGTAAATAATGTAATATATATGCCCTCGTTTGTAACTGTTTTACCTAAAAAAATATGGTCATATGAACGTGGGTGTTGTTTAAAATATAGTGAAGTGTTGCAGCGTAAAATAGGGAATTTCGTGAGGACTGATGAGTTTGAGGAATTAAAGCTGACAACTATTTGCAATTCTCCTGAAGATATTGTCGATGTTGCCCTTGAGGTTGCAGAAAGTTGCGAGCGGTCCGAAGGGGAAAGTAATTTTGACCCATCAATTCAAAATCAATTTTGGTCTCTATATGAAGATTATGATGCGCAGTATAAACTGTATCCCAGAATTAGTTCTAACTTTGTAATAAAGAATCATGAATTGTTTGAATAA
- a CDS encoding N-acetylneuraminate synthase family protein — protein sequence MSSPLFISEVSSNHAGDIERCFKFIETSARIGCDGVKFQLFKIDELFAPEILLKSEDHRRRKEWELPEEFIPHIAKRCRDCGISFSCTPFYLQAVETLAPYVDFFKIASYELLWKDLLTACACTGKPVVVSTGMAEMGEVIKAVDVIRNAGCRDLTLLHCVSGYPAPFEEANLSVMDVLRKNFSCKVGWSDHTVQEGVIQRAVHKYDADIIEFHLDLDEEGAEFSAGHCWLPHQIERVISSVRIGGGCDGDGKKVPSAAEFSDREWRADPADGLRPLKSIRGSWNPDAS from the coding sequence ATGAGTTCTCCTTTGTTCATATCAGAAGTATCCAGCAACCATGCTGGTGATATTGAGCGTTGTTTTAAGTTTATTGAAACTTCTGCCCGTATCGGCTGTGATGGGGTTAAATTTCAGCTCTTCAAAATTGATGAACTTTTTGCTCCAGAGATTCTTTTAAAAAGTGAAGATCATAGAAGACGTAAAGAATGGGAGCTTCCTGAAGAGTTTATCCCTCATATAGCAAAAAGGTGTCGTGACTGCGGTATAAGCTTTTCCTGCACACCTTTTTATCTGCAAGCTGTAGAGACCTTGGCCCCCTATGTGGATTTTTTCAAAATTGCTTCGTATGAACTTCTCTGGAAAGATTTGCTTACAGCCTGTGCCTGCACTGGTAAACCGGTGGTGGTTTCAACCGGCATGGCTGAGATGGGTGAGGTTATCAAAGCTGTTGACGTAATCAGGAATGCCGGATGCAGGGATTTAACTTTGCTGCATTGCGTCTCCGGTTACCCGGCCCCGTTTGAGGAGGCCAATTTGTCTGTAATGGACGTATTGAGAAAGAATTTCAGTTGTAAGGTCGGCTGGTCTGATCATACAGTGCAGGAAGGGGTGATTCAGCGGGCAGTTCATAAATATGATGCTGATATAATAGAATTTCATCTTGATTTGGATGAAGAAGGAGCTGAATTTTCAGCTGGACACTGCTGGCTCCCTCATCAGATTGAAAGGGTTATATCGAGTGTGCGTATCGGGGGCGGCTGTGATGGAGACGGGAAAAAGGTTCCTTCTGCTGCGGAATTTTCAGACAGAGAGTGGCGGGCGGACCCCGCTGATGGTTTGCGGCCTTTAAAGTCAATAAGAGGAAGCTGGAATCCTGATGCATCTTAA
- a CDS encoding PfkB family carbohydrate kinase: MTSGVENKIKSVAELSEISADLKRQGKKVVLCHGVFDLLHIGHIRYLNQAKEHGDVLMVSLTPDRYVDKGPDRPAFTEILRAEALASLGETDYVTINEWPTAEEILRLVLPDVYAKGDEFKDIESDPAGKIGAEADVVKEIGAELVFTSDIVFSSSNLINRYLTKNSEELDEYLKMFRNRYELGDILDMLDQMEDLKVLVVGDTILDEYQIASTLGKSSKDPILALKYQSHELYAGGALAVANHVANFAGEVTLLSMLGDTDRYEEFIREKLNPKIVPYFFTRPKSPTTLKRRFIDGYSLSKVLEIYIMNDDPLPEEIDKGLCKQLEQLLSMYDLVIVADFGHGLVSPAMVELLSSKAPYLAVNTQANAGNRGFNTIGKYPNVDFFSLAEHELRLEARDQVNELRPLLFDVGEKLKAKLAMVTQGSRGCSLLNPASEFVRIPSFNSNVVDRVGAGDALFSVSAMAACMGLHEELVGFLGNVAGALAVQIMGNDHSISKQAIRKYITATLK, encoded by the coding sequence ATGACCAGTGGTGTTGAAAATAAAATAAAAAGTGTTGCGGAACTTTCAGAAATTTCTGCAGACCTGAAAAGACAGGGAAAGAAGGTGGTTCTTTGTCATGGGGTGTTTGACCTTTTGCATATTGGTCACATCCGGTATTTGAATCAGGCTAAAGAGCATGGTGATGTCCTTATGGTCAGTCTTACGCCTGACCGTTATGTCGATAAGGGGCCTGACAGACCTGCTTTTACGGAAATATTGCGCGCCGAAGCTTTGGCTTCACTGGGTGAAACGGACTACGTCACTATCAATGAATGGCCTACCGCTGAGGAGATTTTACGTCTTGTTCTTCCTGATGTTTATGCCAAAGGTGATGAGTTTAAGGACATCGAAAGTGATCCGGCCGGAAAGATAGGCGCGGAAGCTGATGTAGTGAAAGAAATTGGTGCAGAGCTTGTTTTTACTTCTGATATTGTTTTCAGCTCATCCAACCTGATCAACAGGTACCTGACCAAAAACAGTGAAGAGCTGGATGAGTATCTTAAAATGTTCCGCAACAGATATGAACTGGGCGATATTTTAGATATGCTTGATCAAATGGAGGATTTGAAGGTTCTGGTCGTCGGAGATACCATTCTTGATGAATATCAGATCGCATCCACACTTGGTAAATCTTCTAAAGACCCGATTCTGGCACTGAAATATCAGTCTCACGAGCTTTATGCGGGGGGCGCGCTGGCAGTTGCTAATCATGTGGCGAACTTTGCGGGAGAAGTTACTCTGCTTTCTATGCTGGGGGATACTGATCGATATGAGGAGTTTATCAGAGAAAAGCTGAATCCAAAGATTGTTCCTTATTTTTTTACCAGACCAAAGTCTCCTACGACCCTGAAAAGAAGGTTTATCGACGGTTATTCCTTAAGCAAAGTTCTTGAAATATACATAATGAATGATGATCCGTTGCCGGAGGAAATTGATAAAGGACTCTGCAAACAGCTTGAGCAGCTTTTGAGCATGTATGACCTTGTCATTGTAGCAGACTTCGGACATGGACTGGTTTCGCCGGCAATGGTTGAACTTCTTTCATCTAAAGCTCCGTATCTGGCAGTAAATACACAGGCTAATGCCGGTAACAGAGGTTTTAATACCATTGGTAAATATCCTAATGTTGATTTCTTTTCTCTGGCTGAGCATGAGTTGCGGCTTGAAGCACGAGATCAAGTGAATGAGCTTCGCCCGTTGCTTTTTGACGTCGGGGAAAAGCTTAAGGCTAAGCTTGCCATGGTGACGCAGGGCAGCCGTGGCTGCTCTTTGCTGAATCCTGCAAGTGAGTTTGTCAGAATTCCTTCATTTAATTCAAATGTAGTTGACAGGGTTGGGGCCGGTGATGCTTTATTCTCGGTTTCTGCTATGGCTGCATGCATGGGACTGCATGAGGAGCTGGTTGGATTTCTGGGCAATGTGGCCGGCGCTCTTGCTGTCCAGATAATGGGGAATGACCATTCTATAAGCAAGCAGGCGATCCGCAAATATATAACAGCCACTCTCAAATAG
- a CDS encoding SIS domain-containing protein: MWRNHTDSLQNCLVSLEASCESEARCACDRAFELWKDMTVELRDNGRIIYLIGNGASASMASHFSADLTKNAHVHTQVFTDLALLTAVANDISYDQVFVEPLRRRLTPKDMLVAISSSGNSPNVVNACRFASEIGAAVITVTAMKPDNQMRQIGGLNFWIPAATYGMAETGHACILHYWMDSVSV, encoded by the coding sequence TTGTGGCGCAATCATACTGATTCTTTGCAGAATTGTTTAGTGTCCCTTGAGGCCAGCTGTGAGTCTGAAGCGCGTTGTGCCTGTGATCGGGCTTTTGAGCTTTGGAAAGATATGACCGTTGAATTGCGTGATAATGGGCGTATTATTTATTTGATTGGAAATGGAGCCAGTGCATCTATGGCCAGTCACTTTTCTGCCGACCTGACAAAAAATGCCCATGTTCATACTCAGGTTTTTACTGATCTGGCACTTCTTACCGCCGTTGCTAACGATATTTCCTATGATCAGGTTTTTGTGGAACCGCTTCGCAGAAGGCTGACTCCAAAAGATATGCTGGTTGCCATCAGCAGTTCCGGAAATTCTCCCAACGTTGTCAATGCCTGCCGTTTTGCCTCGGAAATAGGGGCAGCTGTTATTACTGTCACTGCCATGAAGCCTGACAACCAGATGCGTCAGATCGGTGGTCTCAATTTTTGGATTCCAGCTGCAACTTACGGGATGGCTGAAACAGGTCATGCTTGTATTCTTCACTACTGGATGGATTCAGTTTCTGTATAA
- a CDS encoding radical SAM protein: MSKDNLRIDSHKLIFHPNRVADWLAGRNIYPIYLELGPSGACNHRCRFCGFDFLGYKPDFMDVEKLTPRLHEMGRLGVKSIMYAGEGEPFLNKGMAEIVVETKAAGIDVALTTNAVFMKPEACEKILKSTSWIKVSINAGTAETYSSVHRTDANDFNKVVENLTVAVEIRKKQNASCILGAQILLLPENSHEVEALALLCREIGLDYLVIKPYSHQPQSKSRKYKDIVYDGYKELAEKVESLSTDSFNVIFRLNTMKAWNEKKHEYDRCFGLPFWSHIDARGDVWGCGVHLQDDNFLYGNIFAQTFEEIWTGEKRMKSLEWCAENLNPHNCRVNCRMDKINSYLWELRNPGAHVNFI, translated from the coding sequence ATGTCAAAAGATAACTTACGCATTGATTCACATAAATTAATTTTCCATCCTAACCGTGTTGCCGACTGGCTGGCAGGTCGTAATATTTATCCGATTTACCTTGAACTAGGTCCGTCTGGAGCTTGCAACCATCGCTGTCGTTTTTGCGGGTTCGATTTTCTTGGATATAAGCCGGACTTTATGGATGTTGAAAAGTTGACTCCGCGATTGCATGAAATGGGGCGGCTCGGGGTTAAAAGCATAATGTATGCCGGAGAAGGTGAGCCTTTTCTTAATAAAGGTATGGCAGAAATTGTGGTGGAAACGAAAGCTGCGGGGATTGATGTTGCGCTAACTACAAATGCTGTTTTCATGAAGCCGGAAGCCTGTGAGAAAATTTTGAAATCCACGAGCTGGATAAAAGTCAGCATAAATGCAGGAACAGCTGAAACTTATTCCAGCGTGCATCGTACTGATGCAAACGATTTTAACAAGGTTGTGGAAAACCTGACTGTTGCTGTTGAGATCCGTAAAAAGCAAAATGCATCTTGTATTTTAGGGGCGCAGATTTTGCTGCTTCCGGAAAATTCACATGAAGTTGAAGCCCTTGCCCTGCTTTGCAGGGAGATCGGTCTGGATTATCTGGTGATTAAGCCGTATTCGCATCAGCCCCAGAGTAAGAGTCGCAAATATAAGGATATTGTTTACGACGGGTACAAAGAGCTTGCTGAAAAGGTTGAGTCCCTCAGTACTGATTCTTTTAATGTCATATTCCGCTTGAATACAATGAAAGCATGGAATGAAAAAAAGCATGAATATGACCGTTGCTTCGGGCTGCCTTTCTGGTCACATATTGATGCCAGAGGAGATGTCTGGGGGTGCGGCGTGCATTTGCAGGATGACAATTTTTTGTATGGCAACATTTTTGCGCAGACCTTTGAGGAGATCTGGACCGGTGAAAAAAGAATGAAATCCTTAGAATGGTGTGCCGAAAATTTGAATCCGCATAATTGCAGGGTCAACTGCCGGATGGACAAGATTAATTCATATCTCTGGGAGCTTCGTAACCCCGGGGCGCACGTTAACTTTATTTAG
- a CDS encoding phosphotransferase yields MIEADQLVLKLLGRQAVSTEHICAGKNSKVYRVECAGGERYAVKFYMHCTSDGCSRLEKEWSALDFLNKAGVEVVPKPLAFDLGAQGAIYSFLEGSRISTSSDRNISEITGFLAQLKKLSACDEAGEVSFAAEACFSPADLVKNLDNRYRLLAKLPCSGDLFREMHEFLEKKYLKELGKSIDSARGQIRESEWNSLLPLKYRTLSPSDFGYHNALRGPHGKLYFLDFEYFGWDDPVKTVSDFLLHPAMNLEESEIISFYKGMLDIFGEDEQFEVRFKMFLPLFRLKWCLILLNEFFSETASRRRFASGTGKTDFSLRSAQLLKAEKFINRDKEIFRVLFP; encoded by the coding sequence ATGATTGAAGCTGATCAGCTTGTATTAAAGTTGCTGGGCAGGCAGGCGGTTTCAACTGAGCATATTTGTGCCGGCAAAAACAGCAAGGTCTATCGTGTAGAATGCGCCGGCGGTGAGCGGTATGCCGTAAAATTTTATATGCATTGCACCTCTGACGGATGCAGTCGTCTTGAAAAAGAATGGAGTGCTCTAGATTTTCTGAACAAGGCGGGAGTCGAGGTTGTCCCGAAGCCGCTGGCATTTGATCTCGGGGCGCAGGGGGCAATCTATTCTTTTCTTGAAGGAAGCCGCATAAGTACATCTTCTGATAGAAACATCAGTGAAATCACAGGTTTTCTTGCTCAGTTAAAAAAGCTGTCCGCTTGCGATGAAGCCGGAGAGGTGTCGTTTGCAGCAGAAGCTTGCTTCTCACCTGCTGATTTAGTCAAAAATCTTGATAATAGATATCGTCTTCTGGCAAAGCTGCCATGCTCTGGTGACCTGTTTAGAGAAATGCATGAGTTTCTGGAGAAAAAATATTTAAAAGAGCTTGGCAAAAGTATCGATTCAGCTAGAGGTCAGATCCGTGAAAGCGAATGGAACTCGCTGCTGCCTTTAAAGTACAGAACATTAAGTCCTTCTGATTTCGGTTACCATAATGCTTTGCGCGGTCCGCATGGGAAATTGTACTTTTTAGATTTTGAATATTTCGGCTGGGATGATCCGGTAAAAACCGTTTCTGATTTTCTATTGCATCCGGCTATGAATCTTGAAGAGTCTGAAATTATTTCTTTTTATAAAGGCATGCTGGATATTTTTGGCGAAGATGAACAATTTGAAGTCCGTTTTAAAATGTTTCTGCCTTTGTTTCGTTTGAAGTGGTGTCTGATATTACTTAACGAATTTTTCAGTGAAACTGCGAGTAGGCGCAGGTTTGCATCCGGTACAGGGAAGACTGATTTTAGTTTAAGATCTGCACAGCTTTTAAAGGCTGAAAAGTTTATTAATAGAGATAAGGAAATTTTCAGGGTTCTTTTCCCTTAA
- a CDS encoding transketolase, with amino-acid sequence MDQRSKLLRKRIAEVLHHAGRGHIGPSMSLVEILRVLYDSVLKYNPQCPDQGDRDRFILSKGHGCLALYVMLEDKGFITEKELFSFCCFEGLLGGHPAAKIPGVEFATGSLGHGLSFAVGVASALRINGSDSRVFTVLGDGECGEGSVWEAAMSAGKQKLSSLTAIVDYNKLQSYGCTEMISGLEPFADKWKSFGFAVKEVDGHNVKELEEAFFSLPFDQSKPSVVICHTVKGKGIPFAEGNPSWHHKTRMSAEEYESMIKCIEDYDA; translated from the coding sequence TTGGACCAACGATCAAAGTTACTCAGAAAAAGAATTGCAGAGGTTTTGCATCACGCTGGACGCGGTCATATCGGCCCTTCCATGTCATTGGTTGAGATTCTTCGGGTTCTTTATGATTCTGTTCTTAAATACAACCCTCAGTGTCCTGATCAGGGTGACCGTGACCGGTTCATTCTGAGCAAAGGTCATGGCTGCCTTGCTCTCTATGTAATGCTGGAGGATAAAGGTTTTATAACCGAAAAGGAATTGTTCAGCTTTTGCTGTTTTGAGGGCCTTTTAGGAGGACACCCGGCGGCGAAGATTCCCGGGGTTGAATTTGCTACCGGAAGTCTGGGGCATGGCCTTTCCTTTGCTGTGGGGGTTGCTTCAGCTTTGAGGATCAATGGTTCTGACAGCAGGGTTTTTACTGTTCTCGGGGATGGAGAGTGTGGTGAAGGCTCTGTCTGGGAGGCTGCGATGAGTGCCGGAAAACAGAAATTAAGCTCGCTTACTGCCATTGTTGATTATAATAAGTTGCAGTCTTACGGATGTACGGAAATGATTTCGGGGCTGGAGCCTTTTGCAGACAAATGGAAGAGCTTCGGCTTTGCGGTGAAAGAAGTAGACGGTCATAATGTGAAAGAGCTTGAAGAAGCTTTTTTTTCATTGCCGTTTGATCAGAGTAAACCGTCTGTTGTGATTTGCCACACTGTTAAAGGTAAGGGTATTCCGTTTGCGGAAGGAAACCCTTCCTGGCATCACAAAACCAGAATGTCGGCAGAAGAGTATGAAAGCATGATTAAATGCATTGAGGATTATGATGCGTAA
- a CDS encoding transketolase family protein — protein sequence MRKACLEQVYELAKKDDRVVFIGSDLGAGTLRHFQEEMPDRFFMEGIAEGHAVGMASGLAHEGKVVYINTIQSFLTRRCYEQIVLDACMHNLNIRFIGNGGGLVYAPLGPTHWATEDLSILRVIPNLTVISVADAEEMVRLMPETLDHQGPVFIRLAKGYDPVVTEEESFEIGKAYSYREGEDVLILGCGVTLGMMKKAGEILSGQGVEASILHIPTIKPLDTEAIISRANKASCVITVEENTILGGLGGAVAEILAEACLEKPLRLKRIGLSDSFSPNYGSQLEHFAKQGLSPENIVAAANDLLGR from the coding sequence ATGCGTAAAGCTTGTCTGGAGCAGGTTTACGAGCTTGCAAAAAAAGATGACAGAGTTGTTTTCATAGGCTCTGACCTGGGAGCCGGTACGCTGCGTCATTTTCAGGAGGAAATGCCGGACCGTTTTTTTATGGAAGGCATTGCTGAAGGACACGCCGTAGGCATGGCCAGCGGTTTGGCGCATGAAGGCAAAGTTGTTTATATCAATACCATTCAGAGCTTTCTTACCCGCCGTTGTTATGAACAGATTGTGCTGGATGCTTGTATGCATAATCTAAATATCCGTTTTATCGGTAATGGCGGAGGTCTGGTTTACGCTCCGCTGGGGCCTACTCATTGGGCGACAGAAGATCTTTCTATTTTGAGAGTTATCCCTAACCTCACCGTTATTTCTGTAGCTGATGCAGAAGAGATGGTCCGCTTGATGCCTGAAACCCTTGATCATCAAGGACCTGTTTTTATCAGGCTTGCCAAAGGGTATGATCCTGTTGTCACCGAAGAGGAGTCTTTTGAAATAGGCAAGGCGTATAGTTACAGGGAAGGTGAAGATGTTTTGATTCTGGGGTGCGGCGTGACTTTAGGGATGATGAAAAAAGCCGGAGAAATTTTGTCAGGACAAGGTGTTGAAGCATCTATTCTTCATATCCCAACGATAAAACCGCTCGACACAGAAGCGATCATTTCCCGGGCCAACAAAGCATCCTGTGTGATAACTGTTGAGGAAAACACTATTCTTGGCGGGCTTGGCGGAGCCGTTGCGGAGATTCTTGCCGAAGCCTGTCTTGAAAAGCCTTTGCGTTTGAAAAGGATAGGGCTGTCTGATTCTTTTTCTCCTAACTACGGCTCTCAGCTTGAGCATTTTGCAAAACAAGGCCTTTCCCCTGAGAATATTGTTGCAGCAGCTAACGATTTGCTTGGAAGGTAG
- a CDS encoding class I SAM-dependent methyltransferase, producing the protein MQSEKAIRLSPHMAHNIKKDPKRLSFVLARYAFAAQITENCESILELGCSEGIGASMLHKGGKKYLGLDLDGAAVKAANLNFAGPGVRFEKGNFLDFKEGGFGGVVSLDVIEHILFGEDEDTFFRVLVDNVVDDGVCVVGTPNITSTPYASPESMKGHVNMFDSKRLKSTMEKHFKTVFIFSMNDEIVHTGYYPMSHYLFAVGCSKLQKEG; encoded by the coding sequence ATGCAGTCTGAAAAAGCAATCCGTTTGTCGCCGCATATGGCGCACAATATTAAGAAAGATCCGAAACGTCTTTCTTTTGTCCTTGCCCGATATGCCTTTGCTGCTCAAATTACTGAGAATTGTGAAAGTATTTTGGAGCTGGGGTGCAGTGAAGGCATAGGTGCTTCCATGCTTCATAAAGGCGGGAAAAAGTATTTGGGTCTGGATCTCGACGGGGCTGCTGTGAAGGCGGCAAATCTTAATTTTGCCGGCCCCGGTGTGAGATTTGAGAAGGGTAATTTTCTAGACTTTAAAGAGGGTGGTTTCGGGGGAGTTGTCAGTCTGGATGTAATTGAACATATTCTTTTTGGCGAAGATGAAGATACTTTTTTCAGAGTGCTTGTTGATAATGTTGTTGATGACGGGGTTTGTGTCGTGGGAACTCCAAATATAACCAGCACTCCCTACGCATCGCCTGAAAGTATGAAAGGGCATGTGAATATGTTTGATTCTAAACGGCTGAAATCCACTATGGAAAAACATTTCAAGACTGTTTTTATTTTTTCAATGAACGATGAGATTGTTCATACCGGATACTATCCCATGTCGCATTACCTTTTTGCCGTAGGCTGCTCAAAGCTTCAAAAGGAAGGGTGA
- a CDS encoding class I SAM-dependent methyltransferase, with protein sequence MGSLLNLITPLHTSTNREYLPRMVDGKVACMLKAKEYEFDYWDGDRRFGYGGYSYRAGYWTPVAQGLIDHYGLQKGAKILDVGCGKAYLLYELYLLGMDVRGFDISRHGLKGAKEEIRDRLFIHRAEEEFPFSCDEFDLVISINTLHNLRIFDLKKALREMERVGKNKYMCTESYRNELEQFNLQCWALTCESFFDKEEWEWVFNEFGYTGDYEFIYFE encoded by the coding sequence ATGGGAAGCCTGCTGAATCTCATTACCCCGCTGCATACAAGTACCAATCGGGAATATCTGCCAAGAATGGTGGATGGCAAAGTTGCGTGTATGCTTAAAGCAAAAGAGTATGAATTTGACTATTGGGATGGTGACCGCCGCTTCGGTTATGGCGGGTACAGCTACAGGGCCGGCTACTGGACACCTGTGGCTCAAGGATTGATTGACCATTACGGGTTGCAGAAAGGGGCTAAAATTCTGGATGTCGGTTGCGGTAAAGCTTATCTGCTTTATGAACTATATCTCCTCGGCATGGATGTGCGTGGTTTTGATATTTCCCGACATGGATTAAAAGGTGCAAAAGAAGAAATCAGGGACAGACTTTTCATCCATAGAGCTGAAGAGGAATTTCCTTTTTCCTGCGATGAATTTGATTTGGTTATTTCTATAAATACTCTGCATAATTTACGTATTTTTGATTTAAAAAAAGCCCTGCGGGAGATGGAACGGGTAGGGAAAAATAAGTATATGTGCACCGAAAGCTATAGAAATGAACTTGAGCAATTTAATTTGCAGTGCTGGGCTTTAACCTGTGAGTCTTTTTTTGATAAGGAGGAATGGGAGTGGGTGTTCAATGAATTCGGCTACACCGGTGATTACGAGTTCATTTATTTTGAATAA